A region of the Planctomycetia bacterium genome:
CTTTAGTTGCAAATTTAAGGACAGGTTTCGGGCAGTTACCTGCATGATCTGGTCCGAAAGCCCTTGGATAGTTGACTGTGAAAAGACCTGGGAATTGGGACAGGCATACCGCTTGACTGTTCAGTACACGCACCATGAAAAATATGGCCCACAAATCGAAATTCTGAAATGGCGGCCGATTCATGCAGATGACAAATACAGTGGTTTCGATCTGGCCAACCTGGTGGACAGTTCCCGGTTTTCCATACCGCAAATGTGGGAAGAGATCAATCAACTGGTCGAAACGGAGATTAGTCAACCGGCATTGAGATTGTTGATACATTCGCTCTATCAAAAGCACTCTGGAGTTTTGCAATCTCTACCAGCCAGTGATGGCAAGTTTTATCCTTTTCGAGGCGGTTGGCTGGAGCATACTCTGTCACTGGTCAAATCCTGTATTGTGTTGTGTCAGCATTATCGACGACAATATGAGGGTGTTGAGCCATCAATCGACCGAGATCTGGTTCTGGCAGGTGCATTCCTGCACGATTTGGGAAGAGTAGCAGAATTCAGCACCGATCCCCTGGGAATACTGATCCAGCCAACAGTTCAAGGCAAGCTGTTCGGTCATGTGACTCTGGGTAGGGATCTGGTACATCAGGCAGCACTTGAGCAAGGCGATGTGCATCCTGCGTTTCTGGAGAGGCTCGAACACGTCATCCTCAGCCATCTGGTACACCCCGAATGGGGCTCGCCACGACTTCCCATGATTCCTGAAGTACTCATTCTCCATCATGCCGATGATCTCGATGCCAAACTCGAAATGTACCTGCGATGTCTCTCACGAGATCAGTCAACGGGGCCGTTTACCGCACGTGATCCGGTCCTGGGAAAGGTACTGCTGAAGCCTGCAGTATCAGACATGGCCGTAAATGAAACGGCCCAGGATAATCTTGGGCCGTCAAAGAAAATGTGAAAGGGGCAAAGGTTAGACCGATTGTGAATACGTCAGAATAAAGTCCGAGTAATTCATATGGCTGCCATTAGCAACCCCCATCATATGAATTCGCTGAGGATCATTGTCTCCAGGTACAAATCCGGTATGTGTTCTTGAGACAGCATTCCTTCCGTATGTCCGCATATGTTCTTTGCCACCATCCGGATTAGCTGCAGCAAAGGAGAAGTAGGCGATAGGCTTGTTTGACGCGATGACATTGGATGGATTGTTCGTCAGGAAGGAATCAGCAGTTCCTCGTGGAATGTAATACACGCCGAAGAATGAGCCGCTTGCCATGGTCAGGGAGCGAGTCTTTTCGCCTGGTTTATCACCTTTGGTAAACAGGGCTTGCCTGCTGAGTAAACTCAACGCAGCTTGTGCGTAGCCAACATCACCGGGTTTCAGAGTTCGGTCCGGGTCACTTGCAATCGGAGCAGGGATCGTACCCTCGGCATCGAGAACCTGGAAGATGCCAATCTCCCCACCCATGGGTCGATATCGGCTATTTAGTGTTGGCAGCATGGCAAACTTGGTTGTTACCGGTAGGCCGTTTCCAGCCAGATCGACAGCCAGGGCTCCAACTGGTTTAATGGCTGGATTTTTACGAATCGAGAAGACCAGGTCATTGTAATCCCGGTCACCACCTTTCCAGGTGTCCTCAAATCCGTAGATAGCACGATTACCAGTGCGTTGCGTAAAATGTTCAGCATGGTAAATACCATCTTTGTTGGCAGCACGGATTGACGAGTATATCTGGCTGCTGGAATTAGCAACTGCTTTGGTGATAGTAGAATCGGCTGACAGGTAGAAAGCCAGTTTCGTACCAGCGGGGAAGGTGAGAGTTTTCGAAACGCGAGTACCACCAGACTGGAATGAGAAGAGTACTTGCCTGTCACTGCTGGCAGCAACCTTTGACCAATAGTTGCTAGCTGATGGGGCAACACCATCTACGCTGCCGGAGAGATCATCCACAACGTAAAGTCCCAACTCGTTCTTGTAGCCTGCGGTAGAGATGATGAAATCAAATCGCAATTCAACCTCTTCACCTGCGTTACCAGGTACGACGTAAATCTGCTGCATCAATGGTGCAAAATTGATCTTGAGGGCTGCACTGGGCAGTGAATCAAACCCATTACTGGATACCACTGCCGTTATGGCATTTTCACCGAGCATCAAGGTGTTGGATGTAAAGGTGTAACGGTAGGTTGCAGAATCGCCATTAACGCTGGTCTGGGTAGCAGTTCCAATCTGGGTACCATTGCGATAGATCTTCACAGTCTGACCGGCAGGGGCTGTCAATTGAATAGTAGGTGTGTCATTGGTGACAGTGTTGCCTGGGTTGACCTCTGTGCTATTAACGATGGAGAGATCTACAGGACTGATCGGATTGTCCGTTACCAGCAGATTGAAGTTCTGTGTGTCAAAATCATCCTGTACAGGGTTGTTGGAATTGCTGGTAACTCCAATCTTGAGATTGAGCAGGCCAGTGAAATCCTGTGCAGGCGTCAAAGTAACACGAGCGGTAGTATTGGTCAGCTTGACGATCGACACGCTGACATCAGCATTGTTGCCTATGACAGAGAAGTTTGCGTTTCGTACGACGAATGTCAGGTCATCGTTTTCCAGGTCAACCGCACTGATATCAAATGTTATCGGCGTATTGGTATTCGTCTGGCGATCAGGAGTAGCGTTAAGGAAGGGACGATCATTAGTGATGACGCCATTGACGCTATCCGCCTGCACAGTCACGTTGACATTTCGCGTCGCGGTTTCATTGCGAGAATTTTTTGCGGTAACGGTGACAGAACCCGTTCCGATGAAACTGCCCAACGAAGAAAGATCTAGAATCGCATACTTATTAGAGTTGATCACCGAGGCATGATTAATAACGACATCTGTGTTGGGCTTACTGTTCGTGACGGGTGTTGTGATGACCTTTTGAAAGATATCAAGACCATCAACGATTTGACCAAAAATGGTATGGTTGAAGTTCAAATGTTGTGGAAAAGATGCTGTACTGGAAGTGTCGGTAATGAAGAACTGGGAATCGTTATCATCATCGCCGGCATTAGCCATGGCAAAGAGGCCAAAACTGTTGAATGTCAGACTGCTGTTGAATTCATCTACAAACTCGGTTCCTGAACCGCCTGTTCCATTGCCGAGTGGATCGCCACCCTGTGCCATAAACCCCGAGATAACTCGATGGAAGATCAGGCCGTTATAAAACCCAGTGTTGACTAACTCGATGATTCGAGCAGTGGTTATCGGTGCTTTATCTTCAAATAACTTGAGCACCAGGTTGCCACTGAAATTGGCACCAGTACTGTCCTTGCCGCTGACATTCATGACGATGAGTCTGCCAGTGGAGATGATGTTCGCATTAATGCTGTTATTGGCGCTGGTGACACTATAGGTTAAAGGCAATCCATTAGAGTCAATAGCTTCCAATGGTATATATGTGTGCTTGCCAACCAGGACTGGTGGGGCAGTGATCGTGCCCAGAGTTACTGTCAAAGCCAGGCGATCTTCGAGCGTTTCCAGACTCAAAGGTCGTTTGGTTATTGAATTGGGAATTGATTTGGAATATCGACGGGTGAAGAAACGGCCCAGACCCATGGAGCGACTCCGTGCGCAAAAGGTGCATATCCATCCACGCATTAGAATCGGCGTGGGTGCAAGC
Encoded here:
- a CDS encoding HD domain-containing protein, yielding MIWSESPWIVDCEKTWELGQAYRLTVQYTHHEKYGPQIEILKWRPIHADDKYSGFDLANLVDSSRFSIPQMWEEINQLVETEISQPALRLLIHSLYQKHSGVLQSLPASDGKFYPFRGGWLEHTLSLVKSCIVLCQHYRRQYEGVEPSIDRDLVLAGAFLHDLGRVAEFSTDPLGILIQPTVQGKLFGHVTLGRDLVHQAALEQGDVHPAFLERLEHVILSHLVHPEWGSPRLPMIPEVLILHHADDLDAKLEMYLRCLSRDQSTGPFTARDPVLGKVLLKPAVSDMAVNETAQDNLGPSKKM
- a CDS encoding peptidylprolyl isomerase, producing the protein MGLGRFFTRRYSKSIPNSITKRPLSLETLEDRLALTVTLGTITAPPVLVGKHTYIPLEAIDSNGLPLTYSVTSANNSINANIISTGRLIVMNVSGKDSTGANFSGNLVLKLFEDKAPITTARIIELVNTGFYNGLIFHRVISGFMAQGGDPLGNGTGGSGTEFVDEFNSSLTFNSFGLFAMANAGDDDNDSQFFITDTSSTASFPQHLNFNHTIFGQIVDGLDIFQKVITTPVTNSKPNTDVVINHASVINSNKYAILDLSSLGSFIGTGSVTVTAKNSRNETATRNVNVTVQADSVNGVITNDRPFLNATPDRQTNTNTPITFDISAVDLENDDLTFVVRNANFSVIGNNADVSVSIVKLTNTTARVTLTPAQDFTGLLNLKIGVTSNSNNPVQDDFDTQNFNLLVTDNPISPVDLSIVNSTEVNPGNTVTNDTPTIQLTAPAGQTVKIYRNGTQIGTATQTSVNGDSATYRYTFTSNTLMLGENAITAVVSSNGFDSLPSAALKINFAPLMQQIYVVPGNAGEEVELRFDFIISTAGYKNELGLYVVDDLSGSVDGVAPSASNYWSKVAASSDRQVLFSFQSGGTRVSKTLTFPAGTKLAFYLSADSTITKAVANSSSQIYSSIRAANKDGIYHAEHFTQRTGNRAIYGFEDTWKGGDRDYNDLVFSIRKNPAIKPVGALAVDLAGNGLPVTTKFAMLPTLNSRYRPMGGEIGIFQVLDAEGTIPAPIASDPDRTLKPGDVGYAQAALSLLSRQALFTKGDKPGEKTRSLTMASGSFFGVYYIPRGTADSFLTNNPSNVIASNKPIAYFSFAAANPDGGKEHMRTYGRNAVSRTHTGFVPGDNDPQRIHMMGVANGSHMNYSDFILTYSQSV